In Blattabacterium cuenoti, the following proteins share a genomic window:
- the lipA gene encoding lipoyl synthase has protein sequence MNIIQKKPKWIKVKLPMSKNYHELQKLVSLHKLNTICQSGSCPNIGECWDKGVATFMILGNICTRSCRFCGVKTGRPEKIDWKEPEKVAKSIKILKIKHAVLTSVNRDDLQDMGSYIWIQTIQKIRHFNPDITIEALIPDFKGEKKIIDKIIDIKPEVISHNVETVARLTKKVRIQAKYDRSLEVLQYIKEKNQNIRTKTGIMLGLGETKEEIIETMKDIKKSKVDILTMGQYLQPSLKHYPVRFFVFPEQFKELKKIGLKMGFKYVESGPLVRSSYHAEKHVK, from the coding sequence ATGAATATAATTCAAAAGAAACCAAAGTGGATCAAAGTAAAATTGCCAATGAGTAAGAATTATCATGAATTGCAAAAATTAGTTTCTTTGCATAAACTGAATACAATTTGTCAGAGTGGAAGTTGCCCAAATATAGGGGAATGCTGGGATAAAGGAGTGGCTACTTTCATGATATTGGGAAATATTTGTACAAGATCTTGTCGATTTTGTGGAGTGAAAACAGGACGTCCTGAGAAAATAGATTGGAAAGAACCAGAAAAAGTAGCAAAATCTATAAAAATATTAAAAATTAAACATGCTGTATTAACTTCTGTTAATAGAGATGATTTACAGGACATGGGGTCTTACATATGGATTCAAACCATACAAAAAATACGACATTTTAATCCAGACATTACAATAGAAGCTTTAATTCCCGATTTTAAAGGAGAAAAAAAAATAATAGATAAAATAATTGATATTAAACCAGAAGTTATTTCTCATAATGTGGAAACAGTCGCTAGATTAACAAAAAAAGTTCGTATTCAAGCTAAATATGATCGTAGTCTAGAAGTTTTACAATATATAAAAGAAAAGAATCAAAATATACGCACTAAAACAGGAATTATGTTAGGATTAGGAGAAACAAAAGAAGAAATAATAGAAACGATGAAAGATATTAAAAAATCTAAAGTAGATATTTTAACAATGGGACAATATTTACAACCTTCATTAAAACATTATCCTGTTCGTTTTTTCGTTTTTCCAGAACAATTCAAAGAATTGAAAAAAATTGGATTAAAAATGGGATTTAAATATGTAGAAAGCGGTCCATTAGTTAGATCTTCTTATCACGCGGAAAAACATGTAAAATAA
- a CDS encoding Nif3-like dinuclear metal center hexameric protein: protein MEVFVRDIANILEDIAPLEYADSYDNVGLIVGSFHRKVKNVLITLDLTEEVFDESLKKKCDLIISFHPVIFKSIKNITGKTFSERVIIHALKNDISIYVIHTNLDMIWEGTSSYISKLLRINREKVLFPKKETIKKLVTYVPVNYAEKVRNALFEAGAGNISNYSHCSYNFDGFGSYMGNKKTKPFFGKKEIFHMEKETCISVLFPDYKLNIIKNVLFKNHPYEEVAYEIYNLENINPYIGIGFIGNIMEKMNEYDFLLFIKKRMNVPCIRHSNFTEKKIQKIAMITGSGRFGIETAIEEKADVFISSDLKYHDFFKYEKKILIVDIGHYESEKFTKNLLKSFLYKNFTSIYVYESKIHTNPVKYFY from the coding sequence ATGGAAGTGTTTGTTAGAGATATAGCTAATATATTAGAAGATATAGCCCCTCTAGAATATGCAGATTCTTATGATAACGTTGGATTAATAGTAGGATCATTTCATAGAAAAGTAAAAAATGTACTAATTACTTTGGATCTCACTGAAGAGGTTTTTGATGAATCTCTTAAAAAGAAATGTGATTTGATAATTTCTTTTCATCCCGTCATCTTTAAATCTATTAAGAATATAACTGGAAAAACATTTTCGGAAAGAGTCATAATTCATGCGTTAAAAAATGATATATCTATTTATGTGATTCACACAAACTTAGATATGATATGGGAAGGAACTTCTTCTTATATATCTAAATTATTACGAATAAACAGAGAAAAAGTTCTTTTTCCTAAAAAAGAAACTATAAAAAAATTAGTTACTTATGTTCCAGTTAATTATGCAGAAAAAGTTAGAAATGCTTTGTTTGAAGCAGGAGCTGGAAATATTTCTAATTACAGTCACTGTAGTTATAATTTTGATGGATTTGGAAGTTACATGGGAAATAAAAAAACTAAACCTTTTTTTGGAAAAAAAGAAATTTTTCATATGGAAAAAGAAACTTGTATTAGCGTTCTTTTTCCTGATTATAAATTGAACATAATAAAAAATGTATTATTTAAAAATCATCCTTATGAAGAAGTAGCTTACGAAATTTATAATCTTGAAAATATAAATCCTTATATAGGAATAGGTTTTATAGGAAATATTATGGAAAAAATGAATGAATATGATTTTCTTCTTTTTATAAAAAAAAGAATGAACGTTCCTTGTATTCGACATTCTAATTTTACAGAAAAAAAAATTCAAAAAATAGCGATGATTACAGGGTCAGGTCGTTTTGGAATAGAAACAGCTATAGAAGAAAAAGCTGATGTTTTTATATCCTCTGATTTAAAATATCATGATTTTTTTAAGTATGAAAAAAAAATATTAATTGTAGATATAGGGCATTATGAATCTGAAAAATTTACTAAAAATTTACTGAAATCTTTTTTATATAAAAATTTTACTTCGATTTACGTTTATGAATCAAAAATTCATACTAATCCAGTTAAATATTTTTATTAA
- a CDS encoding zinc ribbon domain-containing protein, with the protein MVHKIQEAVTVIDKLRVLYNLQLIDSRIDEIRKFRGNIPMEIGSLEEEISQMKKKLENLHEDILCIKENINKQSKNIKSSDILIKKYEKQKDHIKNHKELYSLDKEIDYQKLEIQLAKKKIKELNVHIYKMEEIFKKKEDLLKNKEEHFFHKKKELNNICLENDKEEKILLERSLCFSKKVDNGLLKTYRRIRNGVKNGVAVAPVQRGAPLGSYLAITPQKYSELIQRNKLLIDEHSGRILIDAELAEEEKKKSFVFFSKKKL; encoded by the coding sequence ATGGTCCATAAAATACAAGAAGCTGTCACTGTAATAGATAAATTGAGAGTATTATATAATCTTCAATTAATAGATTCTCGTATAGATGAAATACGAAAGTTCCGTGGTAATATTCCTATGGAAATAGGAAGTCTAGAAGAAGAAATTTCCCAAATGAAAAAGAAATTAGAAAATCTTCATGAAGATATTCTTTGTATAAAAGAAAATATAAATAAACAAAGTAAAAACATTAAATCTTCAGATATTTTGATTAAAAAATATGAAAAACAAAAAGATCATATTAAAAATCATAAAGAATTATATTCTCTAGATAAAGAGATTGATTACCAAAAGTTAGAAATTCAATTAGCTAAAAAAAAAATTAAGGAATTAAATGTTCATATTTATAAAATGGAAGAAATTTTTAAAAAAAAAGAAGATTTATTAAAAAATAAAGAGGAGCACTTTTTTCACAAAAAAAAAGAATTGAATAACATTTGTTTAGAAAACGATAAAGAAGAAAAAATATTATTAGAACGATCTTTATGTTTTTCTAAAAAGGTAGATAATGGTTTATTGAAAACTTATCGAAGAATCAGAAATGGAGTCAAAAATGGAGTAGCTGTTGCTCCAGTACAAAGAGGGGCTCCATTGGGTTCTTATCTCGCAATTACACCTCAAAAATATTCTGAATTGATACAACGTAATAAACTTTTAATAGACGAACATAGTGGTAGAATATTAATAGATGCGGAATTGGCTGAGGAAGAAAAGAAAAAATCTTTTGTGTTTTTTTCTAAAAAAAAATTATAA
- a CDS encoding thioredoxin family protein — MVRTYSSSKIKIKIKDFELLEVSSGKRKFLRDYFSNQATVIMFICNHCPYVKHINDELIRLANDFLSKGISFLAINSNDAKKYSEDSPENMEKVHHQLGYPFPYFFDETQEVAKYYCAKCTPEFFIFSGKGNLCYHGQLDDSRPGNNIPVTGFDVRNILQNILKGKKIYPIVKLSYGCNIKWKT; from the coding sequence ATGGTACGAACTTATTCTTCTAGTAAAATTAAGATTAAAATTAAAGATTTTGAATTATTAGAAGTTTCTTCAGGAAAGAGGAAATTTTTAAGAGATTATTTTTCAAATCAAGCAACTGTAATAATGTTTATTTGTAATCACTGTCCATATGTGAAACATATTAATGATGAATTAATTCGTTTAGCTAATGATTTCCTGTCAAAAGGAATTTCATTTTTAGCGATTAATTCTAATGATGCAAAAAAGTATTCAGAGGACTCTCCAGAAAATATGGAAAAAGTACATCATCAGTTAGGTTATCCTTTTCCTTATTTTTTTGATGAAACACAGGAAGTTGCTAAATATTATTGTGCAAAATGTACTCCTGAATTTTTTATTTTTTCCGGAAAGGGAAATTTATGTTATCATGGCCAATTAGATGATTCTAGGCCTGGAAATAATATTCCTGTTACAGGTTTTGATGTGAGAAATATATTGCAAAATATTTTAAAAGGAAAAAAAATATATCCAATAGTAAAACTAAGCTACGGATGTAATATCAAATGGAAAACATAA
- a CDS encoding DHH family phosphoesterase — translation MLFSNINGINKKKIVLLPHNNPDGDALGSSLALLFYLRKLKHDVDLISPTEYSESFKWLPGTEDILVFSEQTQSLVKKKIVNSDYVFFIDFNNLSRINNIRDFFLCSKAKKILIDHHPFPFYFDFMFSDPTVSATSILVFRFISYMNHLDKIDKEIATCLYVGLMTDTGYFRFPSVTSETHFIAGKLIDKGIDIDFIYHHIQEKYNENRLKLLSKALKKLKIIKKYRTAYTSIKASDINFYSYKQGDTEGIITYGLGIKNIVFSVFFFEEKENYPIKISFRSKGNFDVNFFARKHFGGGGHKNAAGGISEKSLSESIEYFLNIIPSYYKNLMFSI, via the coding sequence ATGTTATTTTCTAACATAAATGGAATAAATAAAAAAAAAATCGTACTATTGCCTCATAATAATCCGGATGGAGACGCTTTAGGGTCATCTTTAGCTCTTTTATTCTATCTTAGAAAATTAAAACATGATGTAGATTTAATATCTCCAACAGAATATTCTGAATCTTTTAAATGGCTTCCTGGAACTGAGGATATTCTTGTATTTTCTGAACAAACACAATCTTTAGTAAAAAAAAAAATTGTCAACTCGGATTATGTATTTTTTATAGATTTTAATAATTTGTCAAGAATCAATAACATAAGAGATTTTTTTTTATGTTCAAAAGCAAAAAAAATACTAATTGATCATCATCCTTTTCCTTTTTATTTTGATTTTATGTTTTCAGACCCTACAGTCTCAGCTACCAGTATTTTAGTCTTTCGATTCATATCTTATATGAATCATTTGGATAAAATAGACAAAGAAATAGCTACCTGTTTATATGTAGGATTAATGACTGATACAGGTTATTTTCGGTTTCCTTCTGTAACTTCAGAGACACATTTTATTGCCGGAAAATTAATAGATAAAGGGATTGATATAGATTTCATTTATCATCATATACAAGAAAAATACAATGAAAACAGATTAAAATTATTATCTAAAGCCCTAAAAAAATTAAAAATCATTAAAAAATACCGTACAGCTTACACAAGCATAAAAGCTTCGGATATTAATTTTTATTCATATAAACAAGGAGATACAGAAGGGATTATTACTTATGGATTAGGTATTAAAAATATTGTTTTTTCTGTTTTCTTTTTTGAAGAAAAAGAAAATTATCCTATCAAAATCTCCTTTCGCTCGAAAGGAAATTTTGATGTAAATTTCTTTGCTAGAAAACATTTTGGAGGAGGAGGTCACAAAAACGCAGCAGGAGGGATATCAGAAAAAAGCTTATCTGAATCTATAGAATATTTTCTAAATATTATCCCAAGCTATTATAAAAATCTTATGTTTTCCATTTGA
- a CDS encoding CCA tRNA nucleotidyltransferase yields MNLSSAVHQKIFRIVSFSSQRIRQNSYVIGGYVRDFLLGKMKFKDLDILTIGEGIRLAQEVSKYIIPYPKIIIFKRFGTAMLEYDNQKIEFVGSRKESYNFSSRKPVIEFGSLQDDQNRRDFTINALAISLNRNNYGELIDPFGGLLDLKKKILRTPLDANITYSDDPLRMMRAIRFSTQLQFMIEEYSFQSIQKNKNRINIVSIERIVEEFNKILLSEKPSIGLFLLYKSGLLSIILPELVSLKGIEEKNGYKHKDNFYHTLKVVDNISKDKNSSLWLRWAALLHDIGKTYTKKFLPGIGWSFHAHEFVGAKMVSNIFQRLKLPKGFSMKYVRKMIQHSCRPIALIGNNTSDSAIRRLLFDIGNDLEDLMKLCIADITTNNMEKKNKYKKNIYILMERIRKLEEKDRIQNWKSPISGNDIMKAFDIDPCKEIGIIKNFVKDSILEGKISNDFNSAYFMMLKKGEELGLKKK; encoded by the coding sequence ATGAATTTATCATCTGCTGTTCATCAAAAAATATTTCGTATTGTAAGTTTTTCTTCTCAAAGAATAAGACAAAATAGCTATGTTATAGGAGGTTATGTACGTGATTTTTTGTTAGGTAAAATGAAATTTAAAGATTTAGATATTTTAACTATAGGAGAAGGGATAAGGTTAGCTCAAGAGGTTTCTAAATATATTATTCCTTATCCTAAAATAATAATATTCAAACGTTTTGGGACGGCTATGTTGGAATACGATAATCAAAAAATAGAATTTGTGGGATCAAGAAAAGAATCTTACAATTTTTCCAGTAGAAAACCTGTTATAGAATTTGGATCATTGCAAGATGATCAAAATAGAAGAGATTTTACAATCAATGCTTTAGCAATTAGTTTAAACCGAAACAATTATGGAGAATTGATAGATCCATTCGGTGGATTATTAGATTTGAAAAAAAAAATATTGAGAACTCCATTAGATGCAAATATTACTTATTCTGACGATCCATTACGAATGATGCGAGCTATACGGTTTTCTACTCAATTACAGTTTATGATTGAAGAATATTCATTTCAATCAATTCAAAAAAACAAGAATAGAATAAATATTGTTTCTATAGAAAGAATTGTAGAAGAGTTTAACAAAATTCTACTATCTGAAAAGCCTTCTATAGGATTGTTTTTATTATATAAATCTGGATTGTTATCAATTATATTACCGGAATTAGTGTCGTTAAAAGGAATAGAAGAAAAAAATGGATATAAACACAAAGATAATTTTTATCATACTTTGAAAGTAGTAGACAATATCAGTAAAGATAAGAATAGTTCTCTTTGGTTAAGATGGGCAGCATTACTTCATGATATAGGAAAAACTTATACTAAAAAATTTTTACCGGGAATAGGATGGTCTTTTCATGCTCACGAATTTGTAGGAGCTAAGATGGTTTCAAATATATTCCAACGTTTAAAGCTTCCAAAAGGTTTTTCTATGAAATATGTTCGAAAAATGATTCAGCATAGTTGTAGACCTATTGCGTTAATAGGAAATAATACTAGCGATTCTGCTATACGTAGATTATTATTTGATATAGGAAACGATCTAGAAGATTTAATGAAATTATGTATCGCTGATATTACGACTAATAATATGGAAAAGAAAAATAAATATAAAAAAAATATTTATATTCTTATGGAAAGAATTAGAAAATTAGAAGAAAAAGATAGAATTCAAAATTGGAAATCCCCCATATCAGGAAATGATATAATGAAGGCCTTTGATATTGATCCATGTAAAGAAATAGGAATCATAAAAAATTTTGTTAAGGATTCTATTTTGGAAGGAAAAATATCTAATGATTTTAATTCTGCTTATTTTATGATGTTAAAAAAAGGAGAAGAGTTGGGATTGAAAAAAAAATAA
- a CDS encoding L-threonylcarbamoyladenylate synthase has protein sequence MSFHIEVEKSVDILKKGKNLLYPTDTVWGLGCDAFNIQAIKKICEIKNRNVSKSMIVLVESIDRLHQLVGKISLFTKKIILNNLVKKDKPITIVYENTKKIASNFFRQDNTLAVRLTHDPFCSCLIRNLDRPIISTSANLSGFVTPKSFSEISPYILNKTDYVVNFRREEKVNYTSSSIIKVVYNQVKILRM, from the coding sequence ATGTCTTTTCACATAGAGGTCGAAAAAAGTGTAGATATATTAAAAAAAGGAAAAAATTTATTATATCCTACAGATACTGTATGGGGATTAGGGTGTGATGCATTTAATATACAGGCTATAAAAAAAATATGTGAAATTAAGAATAGAAATGTTTCTAAATCGATGATTGTTTTGGTAGAAAGTATAGATCGTTTGCATCAATTAGTAGGAAAAATTTCTCTTTTTACTAAAAAAATAATTCTCAATAATCTAGTCAAAAAAGATAAGCCTATTACTATAGTATACGAAAACACTAAAAAAATAGCATCTAATTTTTTTAGACAAGATAATACTTTAGCGGTTCGTTTAACACATGATCCATTTTGCTCTTGTTTGATTAGAAATTTAGATAGACCCATTATTTCTACTTCTGCTAATTTATCGGGATTTGTAACTCCTAAATCTTTTTCAGAAATTAGTCCTTATATTTTAAATAAAACAGATTATGTTGTAAATTTCCGTAGAGAAGAAAAAGTAAACTATACTAGTTCTTCTATTATAAAAGTTGTATATAATCAGGTAAAAATATTACGTATGTAG
- a CDS encoding 2,3,4,5-tetrahydropyridine-2,6-dicarboxylate N-succinyltransferase: MNRLKLEIDQAWNKKNIWSTDVNIKNVVIQVINHLENGSIRVSNYLNGKWIVNEWVKRAIIMYFSVQKMDTVELGPLEFYDKIPIKNKFKEKEIRVVPHAIARYGSYISPGVILMPSYVNIGAYIGKNTMIDTWATVGSCAQIGSGVHVSGGVGIGGVLEPLQAHPVIVEDDVFIGSRCILVEGVLIKKGAVLGANVVITASTKIFDVTNEKPIEIKGIIPKYSVVIPGSYPKKFPSGVYHVPCAMIIGKRKESTDKKISLNNALRTHNLEI; encoded by the coding sequence GTGAATAGACTAAAATTAGAAATAGATCAAGCTTGGAATAAGAAAAATATATGGAGCACTGATGTAAATATAAAAAATGTAGTTATTCAGGTTATTAACCATTTGGAAAATGGTTCAATCAGAGTATCAAATTATTTAAATGGAAAATGGATAGTCAATGAATGGGTTAAAAGAGCTATTATTATGTATTTTTCGGTTCAAAAAATGGATACAGTAGAACTAGGTCCATTAGAATTTTACGATAAAATTCCTATCAAGAATAAATTTAAGGAAAAAGAAATACGTGTAGTCCCTCATGCTATAGCGCGTTATGGTTCGTATATATCACCTGGAGTTATTCTTATGCCTTCTTATGTAAATATAGGTGCATATATAGGAAAAAATACCATGATAGATACATGGGCAACAGTTGGAAGTTGTGCTCAAATTGGAAGTGGGGTTCATGTAAGCGGAGGAGTTGGAATTGGGGGTGTTTTAGAACCTTTACAAGCTCATCCAGTTATTGTTGAGGATGATGTATTTATTGGATCTAGATGTATTTTAGTGGAAGGAGTTTTGATAAAAAAAGGAGCTGTTTTAGGAGCAAATGTCGTTATCACAGCCTCTACTAAAATTTTTGATGTAACTAATGAAAAACCTATTGAAATAAAGGGGATAATTCCTAAATATTCTGTAGTCATACCAGGATCTTATCCAAAAAAATTTCCTTCAGGTGTATATCATGTTCCATGTGCTATGATTATAGGTAAAAGGAAAGAAAGTACAGATAAAAAAATATCTTTAAATAATGCGTTGAGAACTCATAATTTAGAAATTTAA
- the ruvX gene encoding Holliday junction resolvase RuvX: protein MAKILGIDYGKIITGLSITDEKKIFAFGLNAILTKNLMNFLENFLFCEKIEKIVVGLPKKLNNKKEILIETEIQKFLNKFRVKYPKIIIERLDERFTSKMAFYTMIKLGLKKKKRRKKTILNQISATIILQSYLAKKNNSYS from the coding sequence ATGGCAAAAATATTAGGAATAGATTATGGAAAAATTATTACTGGTTTATCCATAACAGATGAAAAAAAAATATTTGCTTTTGGACTAAATGCTATTCTAACTAAAAATTTAATGAATTTTTTAGAAAATTTTTTATTTTGTGAAAAAATAGAAAAAATTGTTGTAGGATTACCCAAAAAATTAAATAATAAAAAAGAAATTTTAATAGAAACAGAAATTCAGAAATTTTTAAATAAATTTCGCGTAAAATATCCTAAAATCATTATAGAAAGATTAGATGAACGTTTTACATCTAAAATGGCTTTTTATACTATGATAAAATTGGGTTTAAAAAAAAAAAAAAGAAGGAAGAAAACAATTTTAAATCAAATTAGTGCTACTATAATTTTACAGTCTTATCTTGCAAAAAAAAATAATTCATATTCATGA
- the def gene encoding peptide deformylase, producing the protein MILPIVLYGNPILRKKCLNIDFSSSKRRKEISKLIQDMFETIHKVKGIGLAAPQIGKNIRLFIVETTYLNGRDIRNYKEVFINAKILKIHGKECKFNEGCLSIPGIMGNVKRKSNVIIEYYDQNWKKKKSTLTGICARIILHEYDHIEGKLFIDYLSYDKKKIIQKKLMNLP; encoded by the coding sequence ATGATATTACCTATAGTTCTTTATGGAAATCCGATTTTGAGAAAAAAATGTTTGAACATAGATTTTTCTTCTTCTAAAAGAAGAAAGGAAATCAGTAAATTGATTCAAGACATGTTTGAAACGATACATAAAGTAAAAGGCATAGGATTGGCAGCACCACAAATTGGAAAGAATATTCGACTTTTTATAGTAGAAACTACTTATTTAAATGGAAGAGATATTAGAAATTATAAAGAAGTTTTTATTAATGCTAAAATATTAAAAATTCATGGAAAAGAATGTAAATTTAATGAAGGATGTCTTAGTATTCCTGGAATTATGGGGAATGTAAAAAGAAAATCTAATGTAATAATTGAATATTATGATCAAAATTGGAAAAAAAAAAAAAGTACCTTAACAGGTATCTGTGCAAGAATAATTTTACATGAATATGATCATATTGAAGGGAAACTTTTCATTGATTATTTATCTTATGATAAAAAGAAAATAATTCAAAAAAAATTGATGAATTTACCATGA
- the rplT gene encoding 50S ribosomal protein L20 produces MPRSTNAVSSRRKRKKILKLAKGFYGSRSKVYTVAKNAVEKSFVYAFSGRKRKKRDFRSLWIQRINAGVRQYGKSYSEFMSKLSEKKIKINRKILSYISMNDPNVFKKMVDEVYSQ; encoded by the coding sequence ATGCCTAGATCTACAAATGCGGTTTCCTCGAGACGAAAACGTAAAAAAATACTTAAATTAGCTAAAGGTTTTTATGGTTCCAGAAGTAAAGTTTATACAGTTGCTAAAAATGCTGTAGAAAAGTCTTTTGTTTATGCTTTCTCAGGAAGAAAAAGAAAAAAAAGAGATTTTAGATCTCTTTGGATTCAACGGATCAATGCGGGTGTTCGTCAGTATGGAAAATCCTATTCTGAATTTATGAGTAAATTATCCGAAAAAAAAATTAAAATTAATAGAAAGATTCTTTCATATATATCTATGAATGATCCTAATGTTTTCAAAAAAATGGTAGATGAGGTTTATTCACAATGA
- the rpmI gene encoding 50S ribosomal protein L35 has translation MYKYKLKTKSGSKKRFKTTANGYIKRKHAFKNHLLTKKSKRKKRNLSVFTLLKKSDQKNIKIQI, from the coding sequence ATGTATAAGTATAAATTGAAAACAAAATCAGGATCAAAAAAAAGATTTAAAACAACAGCTAATGGATATATAAAAAGAAAACATGCATTCAAGAATCATCTATTAACTAAAAAATCTAAAAGAAAAAAACGTAATCTTTCTGTATTCACTTTGTTAAAAAAATCAGATCAAAAAAACATCAAAATACAAATTTAA
- the infC gene encoding translation initiation factor IF-3 — translation MHRPLPKKKEVHRINGSIIGTPKVRLVGDSSIKNGIFSIEKAIQFSRERELDLVEINPKLNPPVCKILDYKKFLYEQKKRKKQFKAKQIKVNTKEIRFGPQIGDHDGKVKIKSAEKFLMRGDKVKVFVFFKGRSIVYKDQGKIKLLKFAEEIEEFGKVEQMPVMEGKRMYMILAPKKF, via the coding sequence ATGCACCGACCATTACCGAAAAAAAAAGAAGTACATCGTATCAATGGAAGTATTATTGGGACTCCAAAAGTCCGTTTAGTCGGTGACTCTTCCATAAAAAATGGTATTTTTTCTATAGAAAAAGCTATACAATTTTCTAGAGAAAGAGAACTAGATTTAGTTGAAATTAATCCTAAATTAAATCCTCCAGTGTGTAAGATACTGGATTACAAAAAGTTTTTATACGAACAAAAAAAAAGAAAGAAACAATTTAAAGCAAAACAAATTAAAGTAAATACCAAAGAAATTAGATTTGGGCCCCAAATTGGGGATCACGATGGAAAAGTTAAAATTAAAAGTGCAGAAAAATTTTTAATGCGTGGAGATAAAGTGAAAGTATTTGTTTTTTTTAAAGGACGTTCTATCGTATATAAAGATCAAGGAAAAATCAAATTATTAAAATTTGCAGAAGAAATTGAAGAATTCGGAAAAGTAGAGCAAATGCCGGTAATGGAAGGAAAGAGAATGTATATGATATTAGCTCCAAAAAAATTTTAA
- the thrS gene encoding threonine--tRNA ligase — translation MDKDKLVPLLKKDSNKNRDHRKIGKKLKFFVFSDRVGTGLPLWLPRGTILRKNLEEFLTGVQKKSGYEMVISPHIGHKKLYVKSGHWSKYGKNHFKPIYTPRKEEEFLLKPMNCPHHCEIYRSQEWSYRDLPIRFAEFGTVYRYEQSGELHGLTRVRCFTQDDAHIFCTYDQLLEEFKKVINLVFYVFRSLGFFTYTVRISLRDPKKIDDYIGSEKNWEKAEKAILQVVKEENIEASVNYGDAAFYGPKLDFLIKDSLGRNWQLGTIQIDYNLPERFDLYYKGKNNEKCRPVMIHRAPFGSLERIIAIMIEHTEGNLPLWLVPHQAVILPISEKYVVYAKKILNLMLSYNIRVFIDNRNEKINKKIRYSEENKIPYMIILGNKEEKNEMMSLRRHRLGHIGIFPISNGIESILNETNLKTIKLL, via the coding sequence ATGGATAAAGATAAGTTAGTTCCTCTTTTAAAAAAAGACTCTAATAAAAATAGAGATCACAGAAAAATAGGGAAAAAACTAAAATTTTTTGTTTTTTCTGATCGAGTGGGAACTGGATTACCTTTATGGTTACCTAGAGGAACAATTCTTAGAAAAAATTTGGAAGAATTTTTAACTGGTGTTCAAAAAAAGTCAGGATATGAAATGGTGATCTCTCCACACATTGGTCATAAAAAATTGTATGTTAAAAGTGGTCATTGGAGCAAATATGGAAAAAATCATTTTAAACCCATTTATACACCTCGGAAAGAAGAAGAGTTTCTTTTAAAACCTATGAATTGTCCTCATCATTGTGAAATTTATCGTTCTCAAGAATGGTCCTATCGTGATCTTCCTATACGTTTCGCAGAATTTGGAACAGTATATCGTTATGAACAAAGTGGAGAACTTCATGGTTTAACTAGAGTTAGATGTTTTACTCAAGATGATGCTCATATTTTTTGTACTTATGATCAATTGTTAGAAGAATTTAAGAAAGTAATTAATTTGGTTTTTTATGTTTTCCGTTCTCTAGGTTTTTTTACATATACAGTTAGAATCTCTCTTAGAGATCCTAAAAAAATAGATGATTATATAGGATCAGAAAAAAATTGGGAAAAAGCTGAAAAAGCGATATTACAAGTAGTAAAAGAAGAAAATATAGAAGCATCTGTGAATTACGGGGATGCCGCTTTTTATGGGCCAAAATTAGATTTTCTTATTAAAGATTCTTTAGGAAGAAATTGGCAACTAGGAACGATTCAAATAGATTATAATTTACCTGAAAGATTTGATTTATATTATAAAGGTAAAAATAATGAAAAGTGTCGTCCAGTAATGATACATAGAGCTCCTTTTGGTTCATTAGAACGTATTATCGCTATTATGATAGAACATACGGAGGGGAATCTTCCATTGTGGTTGGTCCCTCATCAAGCAGTGATACTTCCTATAAGTGAGAAATATGTGGTTTATGCAAAAAAAATTTTAAATTTAATGTTGAGTTACAATATTCGTGTATTTATTGATAATAGAAACGAGAAAATTAATAAAAAGATTAGGTATTCTGAAGAAAATAAAATTCCTTATATGATAATTTTGGGAAATAAAGAGGAAAAAAATGAAATGATGTCATTACGACGTCATAGATTAGGACATATAGGAATATTTCCTATTTCCAATGGAATAGAATCTATTTTGAATGAAACAAATTTAAAAACTATAAAACTTTTATAA